The Lysinibacillus pakistanensis genome includes a window with the following:
- a CDS encoding DUF1835 domain-containing protein: MKVKVHFPSVYFLIEPNIVAVYKIKSLEYVNLTDVINIGEWEAYELQHSHQFEVFNHDKSRPSENPWSFYLEQEELYTIVEIINGAIQQQRSGSHYESITPSSQMVHIACSESAAGSLRVALAPQRHIIAFPDDLSIGPVCQLEAKLGQVFRKEWLFENINNEQDDHVEFNKFVNTLREIDDIPIHIPIYIWVGNNANEQCLLRFFLYLLNDKANEIYLMQTSEHNKYGYTGHLSSLQLSQLFMNSENKPLTVQERLSLQKEWKHLSQTRNVLRRWVNGEIISVSEDYFDALIINTITKLHKEQTMKDFIKTGIVIAELISQMDECPNLFYLEYRIRFLVYNGVLALKGIPKSMRHYSVKLRD, encoded by the coding sequence ATGAAGGTAAAAGTTCACTTTCCATCTGTATATTTTTTAATTGAACCCAATATAGTTGCTGTTTATAAAATCAAATCACTTGAATATGTCAATTTAACAGATGTAATCAATATAGGTGAATGGGAGGCTTATGAACTACAGCATTCTCATCAATTTGAAGTGTTTAATCATGATAAGAGTAGACCCTCAGAGAATCCTTGGAGTTTCTATCTTGAGCAGGAGGAACTTTATACTATCGTAGAAATTATAAACGGTGCCATTCAACAGCAACGTTCTGGATCACATTATGAATCCATAACGCCTTCTTCTCAGATGGTTCATATTGCTTGCTCAGAATCAGCAGCAGGGTCACTAAGGGTGGCACTTGCTCCCCAAAGACATATTATTGCATTTCCTGATGACCTCTCTATCGGTCCAGTGTGCCAGTTAGAAGCCAAGTTAGGGCAAGTTTTCCGTAAAGAATGGCTATTTGAAAATATTAATAATGAGCAGGATGATCATGTGGAATTTAATAAGTTTGTAAATACTTTGCGTGAAATAGACGATATTCCTATTCATATTCCTATTTACATTTGGGTTGGAAACAATGCGAATGAACAGTGTCTTTTACGATTCTTTCTTTATTTATTAAACGATAAAGCAAACGAAATCTATCTAATGCAAACCTCTGAGCACAATAAATATGGATATACAGGGCATCTTTCATCGCTGCAATTAAGCCAGCTCTTTATGAATAGTGAAAACAAGCCTTTAACTGTTCAGGAGAGACTATCTCTTCAAAAAGAATGGAAACATTTATCACAAACGAGGAATGTATTGCGACGATGGGTGAATGGGGAAATAATAAGTGTATCAGAAGATTATTTTGATGCATTGATTATAAATACGATCACGAAACTACATAAGGAACAAACAATGAAGGATTTTATTAAGACAGGAATTGTAATTGCAGAATTGATATCTCAGATGGACGAGTGTCCGAATCTCTTCTATTTAGAGTATAGAATTCGATTTTTAGTTTATAATGGAGTCCTTGCATTAAAAGGCATTCCCAAATCTATGAGACATTATAGTGTGAAACTGCGTGATTAA
- a CDS encoding nuclease-related domain-containing protein, whose translation MLCIYFIEKNYRKSTYYQLTKHHRLLVNAYIPKRNLDELTEIDLLYIDRTGLYVLESKNYSGWIFGNEARQQWTQTMPNRKKNINFALA comes from the coding sequence TTGCTGTGCATTTATTTCATAGAAAAAAATTATCGTAAGAGTACCTATTATCAGCTGACTAAACATCATAGGTTATTAGTCAATGCGTATATTCCGAAAAGAAATTTGGATGAGTTAACAGAAATTGACCTACTTTATATTGATCGAACAGGCTTATACGTGTTGGAATCAAAAAATTATAGTGGTTGGATTTTTGGAAATGAAGCACGCCAGCAATGGACGCAAACAATGCCGAATAGGAAAAAAAATATCAATTTCGCCTTGGCGTAA
- a CDS encoding nuclease-related domain-containing protein has protein sequence MLNEDKFFNPIRQNAIHTRAIQDFLKLPNKAIHSVIVFGESCTLKKVEMTSSNVHVIKREELKRFIQDQQKSASLIFSQVDIQAIYNQLLPQMQISKAMKKKHIRTIQQRYGKH, from the coding sequence TTGCTGAATGAAGATAAATTTTTTAATCCAATCCGCCAAAATGCTATACATACCCGAGCTATTCAAGACTTTTTAAAGCTACCAAACAAAGCCATTCATTCGGTTATTGTTTTTGGTGAAAGCTGTACATTGAAAAAGGTGGAGATGACTTCCTCTAATGTACATGTTATAAAACGAGAAGAGTTAAAACGCTTTATCCAAGATCAACAAAAATCTGCTAGTCTAATTTTTTCTCAAGTAGATATTCAAGCCATTTACAATCAGTTATTACCACAAATGCAAATTTCCAAGGCAATGAAGAAAAAACATATTCGCACGATTCAGCAAAGATATGGAAAGCATTAG
- a CDS encoding nucleoside triphosphate pyrophosphohydrolase, which translates to MPMYNKLVRDLIPEIIEASGKKCVTRIVEQEEYWEEIKKKMQEEALEFKESASEKEAIEELSDILELVYAAIHKLGVSYEQLEQIRAQKKEQRGGFFKGIYLMEVEE; encoded by the coding sequence ATGCCAATGTATAATAAATTAGTCCGTGATTTAATACCAGAAATAATAGAAGCGAGTGGCAAAAAATGTGTAACAAGAATAGTAGAGCAGGAAGAATATTGGGAAGAAATCAAAAAGAAAATGCAAGAGGAGGCTCTAGAATTTAAGGAGTCCGCTTCAGAAAAAGAGGCTATAGAAGAGCTATCAGATATATTAGAGCTAGTTTACGCGGCCATACATAAGCTTGGTGTTTCCTATGAACAATTGGAGCAAATTCGTGCTCAGAAGAAAGAACAACGCGGAGGGTTTTTTAAAGGGATTTATTTGATGGAAGTAGAGGAGTAG